In Chromobacterium rhizoryzae, one genomic interval encodes:
- a CDS encoding DUF475 domain-containing protein, with the protein MRTTLSYFTGSLLFSVVVLAAAGWYGFQLGGPAMASSFLVTALVLAILETSVSFDNAVVNASVLQAMSSLWRKLFMTVGIAVAVFGMRILFPLLIVAVAGDTPLLEAFSIATREPLRYQQIMHDSHLMIMGFGATFLLMVVVEYFVKKEKDEHWLPAVEPLLARLGSVENAQSMIAILLIALVAAAIPAGQKMEFLSSCFWGYVVFMALHVFKQLFGGMDIQTAAAKNGLIGFVYLETLDASFSMDGVIAAFAITNNFWLIAAGLGIGAMFVRSMTILLVERNIIGQFKYLETSAFWAIGALVAIMFAAALHVELGEVLTGLISVAIIGLGIVTSLPGRKRRRD; encoded by the coding sequence ATGCGCACCACGCTCTCCTACTTCACCGGCTCGCTGCTGTTCAGCGTCGTCGTGCTGGCCGCCGCCGGCTGGTACGGCTTCCAGCTGGGCGGCCCCGCCATGGCCAGCTCTTTCCTGGTCACCGCCCTGGTGCTGGCGATTCTGGAAACCAGCGTTTCCTTCGACAACGCGGTCGTCAACGCCAGCGTGCTGCAGGCGATGAGCTCCTTGTGGCGCAAACTCTTCATGACGGTGGGCATCGCCGTCGCCGTGTTCGGCATGCGCATCCTGTTTCCGCTGCTCATCGTCGCCGTCGCCGGCGACACGCCCTTGCTCGAGGCCTTCTCCATCGCCACCCGCGAACCGCTGCGCTACCAGCAGATCATGCACGACTCGCATCTGATGATCATGGGCTTCGGCGCCACCTTCCTGCTGATGGTGGTGGTGGAATACTTCGTCAAAAAGGAAAAGGACGAACACTGGCTGCCGGCCGTCGAGCCGCTGCTGGCCCGATTGGGCTCGGTTGAAAACGCGCAGTCGATGATCGCCATCCTGTTGATCGCGCTGGTGGCCGCCGCCATTCCCGCCGGACAGAAGATGGAGTTTCTCAGCAGCTGTTTCTGGGGCTATGTGGTGTTCATGGCGCTGCATGTGTTCAAGCAGCTGTTCGGCGGCATGGACATTCAGACCGCCGCGGCCAAGAACGGCCTGATCGGCTTCGTCTATCTGGAAACGCTGGACGCCAGCTTCTCCATGGACGGCGTGATCGCCGCCTTCGCCATCACCAATAATTTCTGGCTGATCGCCGCCGGGCTCGGCATAGGCGCGATGTTCGTGCGTTCGATGACCATTCTGCTGGTGGAGCGCAACATCATCGGCCAGTTCAAATACCTGGAGACGTCCGCGTTCTGGGCCATCGGCGCCCTGGTCGCCATCATGTTCGCCGCCGCGCTCCACGTAGAGCTGGGCGAAGTGCTCACCGGCCTGATCAGCGTCGCCATCATCGGTCTGGGCATCGTCACCAGCCTGCCGGGGCGCAAGCGCCGGCGCGACTGA
- the coq7 gene encoding 2-polyprenyl-3-methyl-6-methoxy-1,4-benzoquinone monooxygenase: MLDKWIVEFDKGLRTLFASAQSLRPHPDAALDEAELAAEEKRHALGLMRVNHCGEVCAQALYQGQALTARTPQAREALRQAAQEEVEHLAWTERRIRELGGRPSVFNPLWYTGSLAIGVAAGVLGDKWNLGFLEETEQQVGAHLDSHLKLLPEADAKSRAIVEQMRDDELKHADMAHDLGAAPLPAPVKGAMKLSAKLMTGASYRL, translated from the coding sequence ATGCTGGACAAATGGATCGTCGAGTTCGACAAGGGGCTGCGCACCCTGTTTGCTTCCGCGCAAAGCCTGCGGCCGCATCCTGACGCGGCGCTGGACGAGGCGGAGCTGGCTGCGGAGGAGAAGCGGCACGCTTTGGGCCTGATGCGGGTGAACCATTGCGGCGAGGTGTGCGCCCAGGCTTTATACCAGGGGCAGGCGCTGACGGCGCGCACGCCGCAGGCGCGCGAAGCCTTGCGCCAAGCGGCGCAGGAGGAGGTGGAGCATCTGGCCTGGACCGAGCGGCGCATTCGCGAGCTGGGCGGCCGGCCCAGCGTGTTCAACCCGCTGTGGTACACCGGTTCGCTGGCGATAGGCGTGGCCGCCGGGGTGTTGGGCGATAAGTGGAATCTGGGCTTTCTGGAGGAAACCGAGCAACAGGTGGGCGCGCATCTGGACAGCCATCTGAAGCTGTTGCCGGAGGCGGACGCCAAGAGCCGCGCCATCGTCGAGCAGATGCGCGACGACGAATTGAAGCATGCGGACATGGCCCACGATCTGGGCGCGGCCCCATTGCCGGCTCCGGTCAAGGGGGCGATGAAGCTGTCCGCCAAGCTGATGACGGGAGCCAGTTATCGGCTTTGA